The following coding sequences lie in one Saccharopolyspora hordei genomic window:
- a CDS encoding PD-(D/E)XK nuclease family protein produces the protein MASPTAPVLVRRADRARRRTTWDAAGRRVLEHSFGFLRVLGGPGTGKSTLIAELAADRIRHRGVSPENVLVLTASRRAAAWMRTEITRLLTGTSSELRTAPEPLVRTVHSYAFAVLRLQAVRDELPPPQLLNGPDQDALVRELLAGDVEEGARDWPEPLRPALSVPGFAEELRDLLLRAAERGVGPERLVALGRQHDRPEWVAAGTFARQYEQVTLLRGAGGAQAPALDAAELVGSALLAFDTDPGLLAAEQDRVRYVFVDDAQHLDPQQYWLIRRLGDTATEFVLVGDPDQAVYSFRGADPRCLVDSDPDGDSTEVLTIDHRMSKAVREAVQRLAERLPGSGPQRRLVEPEDSPDGAVQVRLFATEAQEAHWVADQLRRAHLLDEVPWSEMAVVVRSTGLSLPVLRRALLAAGVPIALPVDDVPLAQRTAVRPLLTLLRCAARPHELDPEAAAELLASPLGGADPLALRRLRRGLRRLELAAGGDRGSGELLVEVLQDDDRLAALEDSAAEPARRVAALLRTATESVRAGHSVEETLWRVWKASGLEKRWLAQTERGGAVGAQADRDLDAVVSLFDAAAQFVDRLPGADAAGFADYLTSQQIAGSSLAPTAPRDNAVQVLTAHAASGQEWEVVAIPGVQEGVWPDLRLRGSLLGVERLVDVLSGMDAERVSATAPLLAEERRLLRVAASRARRNLLVSAVRGEDAQPSRFLDELEGVDSDPDVVERPIARPERGLALADLVGELRRVVCDAEAEPRRRRRAAKQLARLAAAGVPGASPDTWYGLPEPSTERPLVTGDEPVRVSPSTVDVLAKCPLRWLVERHGGQDTAELASITGTLVHALVQAAADGADAAQLRKALDDAWESVDAGAPWFSRKERQRVEGMLDAFVTWLAQSRSELTQVGVEQDLDVTVPAREGGPWLRLRGRVDRLEVDGEGRPVVVDVKTGKNPVSKGDAEEHPQLAVYQLAAALGAFGEHDGPGGARLLYVAKADRTGAATERAQQALDDERIAVWLDVVHKAAADSLGPVYVAAENSDCPRCPARTCCPVHPAGRQVPR, from the coding sequence GTGGCTTCCCCGACCGCGCCCGTCCTCGTGCGCCGCGCCGACCGCGCGCGGCGGCGCACCACCTGGGACGCGGCCGGCCGGCGGGTGCTGGAGCACTCCTTCGGCTTCCTCCGCGTGCTCGGCGGCCCCGGGACCGGCAAGAGCACGCTCATCGCCGAGCTGGCCGCGGACCGGATCCGCCACCGCGGGGTCTCGCCGGAGAACGTCCTGGTGCTCACCGCGAGCCGGCGCGCCGCGGCGTGGATGCGCACCGAGATCACCCGGCTGCTCACCGGCACCTCCTCCGAGCTGCGCACCGCGCCCGAACCCCTGGTGCGGACCGTGCACTCCTACGCCTTCGCGGTGCTGCGGCTGCAGGCCGTGCGCGACGAGCTGCCGCCGCCCCAGCTGCTCAACGGCCCGGACCAGGACGCGCTGGTGCGCGAGCTGCTGGCCGGTGACGTGGAGGAAGGGGCCCGTGACTGGCCGGAGCCGCTGCGCCCGGCGCTGTCCGTCCCCGGCTTCGCCGAGGAGCTGCGCGACCTCCTGCTGCGCGCCGCCGAGCGCGGCGTGGGCCCGGAGCGGCTGGTGGCGCTCGGCCGCCAGCACGACCGGCCCGAGTGGGTCGCCGCAGGCACGTTCGCCCGGCAGTACGAGCAGGTCACCCTGCTGCGCGGCGCCGGAGGCGCGCAGGCGCCCGCGCTGGACGCCGCCGAGCTGGTCGGCTCGGCGCTGCTGGCCTTCGACACCGATCCCGGGCTGCTCGCCGCCGAGCAGGACCGGGTGCGCTACGTGTTCGTCGACGACGCGCAGCACCTGGACCCGCAGCAGTACTGGCTGATCAGGCGGCTCGGTGACACCGCCACCGAGTTCGTGCTCGTCGGCGACCCGGACCAGGCCGTGTACTCCTTCCGCGGCGCCGACCCGCGCTGCCTGGTGGACTCCGACCCGGACGGCGACAGCACCGAGGTGCTCACCATCGACCACCGCATGTCCAAGGCGGTCCGCGAAGCGGTGCAGCGGTTGGCCGAGCGGCTGCCGGGCTCGGGCCCGCAGCGCAGGCTGGTCGAGCCCGAGGACAGTCCCGACGGGGCGGTGCAGGTGCGGCTGTTCGCCACCGAAGCGCAGGAGGCGCACTGGGTCGCCGACCAGCTGCGCCGGGCGCACCTGCTCGACGAGGTCCCGTGGTCGGAGATGGCGGTCGTGGTGCGCTCCACCGGTCTGTCGCTGCCGGTGCTGCGCCGCGCGCTGCTCGCCGCGGGCGTGCCGATCGCGCTGCCGGTCGACGACGTCCCGCTGGCGCAGCGCACCGCGGTCCGTCCACTGTTGACACTCCTGCGGTGCGCCGCGCGGCCGCACGAGCTCGACCCGGAGGCCGCCGCCGAACTGCTCGCCTCGCCGCTCGGCGGCGCCGACCCGCTGGCGCTGCGCCGGCTGCGCCGCGGGCTCCGCCGCCTCGAACTCGCCGCGGGCGGCGACCGCGGCAGCGGGGAACTGCTGGTGGAGGTGCTGCAGGACGACGACCGCCTCGCAGCGCTGGAGGACTCCGCCGCCGAACCCGCCCGCCGGGTCGCGGCGTTGCTGCGCACGGCCACCGAGTCGGTGCGGGCCGGGCACAGCGTCGAGGAGACCCTGTGGCGGGTCTGGAAGGCCAGCGGTCTGGAGAAGCGCTGGCTGGCGCAGACCGAGCGGGGCGGCGCCGTCGGCGCGCAGGCCGACCGGGACCTGGACGCCGTGGTCTCGCTGTTCGACGCGGCCGCCCAGTTCGTCGACCGGCTGCCCGGCGCGGACGCCGCCGGCTTCGCCGACTACCTGACCAGCCAGCAGATCGCGGGCAGCTCGCTGGCCCCGACCGCGCCCCGCGACAACGCCGTCCAGGTGCTCACCGCGCACGCCGCGAGCGGCCAGGAGTGGGAGGTCGTGGCGATCCCCGGCGTCCAGGAGGGCGTCTGGCCCGACCTGCGGCTGCGCGGCTCGCTGCTCGGCGTGGAGCGGCTGGTGGACGTGCTGTCCGGGATGGACGCCGAGCGGGTGTCGGCCACCGCCCCGCTGCTGGCCGAAGAACGCCGGCTGCTGCGCGTCGCGGCCAGCCGGGCGCGGCGGAACCTGCTGGTCAGCGCGGTGCGCGGGGAGGACGCCCAGCCCTCGCGGTTCCTCGACGAGCTGGAGGGCGTGGACAGCGACCCCGACGTGGTGGAGCGGCCGATCGCCCGCCCGGAGCGCGGTCTGGCGCTGGCCGACCTGGTCGGCGAGCTGCGCCGGGTGGTGTGCGACGCCGAAGCCGAGCCGCGACGGCGCCGGCGCGCGGCGAAGCAGCTGGCGCGGCTGGCGGCGGCGGGCGTCCCGGGCGCCAGCCCGGACACCTGGTACGGGCTGCCGGAGCCCTCCACGGAGCGGCCGCTGGTGACCGGTGACGAGCCGGTGCGCGTTTCACCCTCCACTGTGGACGTACTGGCGAAGTGCCCGCTGCGCTGGCTGGTGGAGCGGCACGGCGGTCAGGACACCGCCGAGCTCGCCTCGATCACCGGGACCCTGGTGCACGCGCTCGTGCAGGCGGCCGCGGACGGCGCGGACGCGGCGCAGCTGCGCAAGGCCCTCGACGACGCCTGGGAGTCGGTGGACGCCGGTGCCCCCTGGTTCTCCCGCAAGGAGCGCCAGCGCGTGGAGGGGATGCTCGACGCGTTCGTGACCTGGCTGGCGCAGTCGCGGTCCGAGCTCACCCAGGTCGGTGTGGAGCAGGACCTCGACGTCACGGTGCCCGCCCGAGAGGGCGGCCCGTGGCTGCGGCTGCGCGGGCGGGTCGACCGGCTGGAGGTCGACGGCGAGGGCCGACCCGTCGTGGTCGACGTCAAGACGGGCAAGAACCCGGTCAGCAAGGGCGACGCCGAGGAGCACCCGCAGCTGGCGGTCTACCAGCTCGCCGCCGCCCTCGGTGCGTTCGGCGAGCACGACGGCCCGGGCGGGGCCCGGCTGCTGTACGTGGCGAAGGCCGACCGCACGGGGGCGGCCACCGAGCGCGCCCAGCAGGCGCTGGACGACGAGCGGATCGCGGTGTGGCTGGACGTGGTGCACAAGGCCGCCGCCGACAGCCTCGGCCCGGTCTACGTGGCCGCGGAGAACTCCGACTGCCCTCGCTGCCCGGCCCGCACCTGCTGCCCGGTCCACCCGGCCGGAAGGCAGGTCCCCCGGTGA
- a CDS encoding ATP-dependent helicase: MVSEAKVSPQRIAQALGLHPPTPEQAAVIAAPAEPALVVAGAGAGKTETMAARVVWLVANQLVTPERVLGLTFTRKAARQLADRVRARLRRLAGSGLLDEVDPSGQLRSTVLTEEPTVLTYHAYAGRIVGEHGLRVPVEPGARLLSETASWQLAHRVVGTWTEDLDTDKVPSTVTSYVLHLAGELAEHLVDPSDLRDHAERLCQVIENAPRAKGQRANLPQELVKVVATQQLRVALLPLVEEYAQSKRREGAMDFADQMSLAALLAAEHPEVVAGERARYGAVLLDEYQDTGHAQRVLLRSLFGQGDPLPVTAVGDPAQAIYGWRGASAANLPRFTTDFPREDGRPARRYGLLTSFRNPPEVLRVANAVSEPLRRTGLEVDELRARDDAPPGDIRLALAGDVREELEWVADQIATQWQAALDETGTPPTAAVLVRRRADMADIAAVLRERGLPVEVVGLGGLLDEAEVRDLVSALRLLVDPLAGTAAMRLLTGSRWRLGAADIAALWDRARELGAQAVAEPGSDDPSAVVTAALPGENAEQAGLADALDDPGDPSRYSAAGYERIRKLGTELANLRRRLDQPLPELVADVERTLLLDIESIARSVGPGRIHLDAFADVVTSFATTSPSATLPALLDYLSAAERAEDGLEPGEVEVAEDRVQVLTVHAAKGLEWQVVAVPHLVRDVFPGKRKSSSWLRSVTQLPAELRGDAEDLPRLDLDRLSGMDRKEISEALHLHDEEFEERRIAEERRLLYVAVTRAERTLLLSGHWWGENGDKPKGPSAFLRELAEVLQDSGAGVLDRVAPEPAEDEPNPLAEAVRSAEWPVDPLGPRRAAVAEGAEMVRAAMSEVDSAEPDEDDEEGWARDVDVLLAERAAAAQRREQVRLPEHLSVSQLVELAADTDGLARRLRRPLPFPPNPMTRRGTAFHAWLEHRFTSSALLDVDELPGAADESAPLQEDLEELQQAFLAGSWADRTPHRVEVPFETQVEGIVLRGRMDAVFRDPDGGWTVVDWKTGAVPGADRLPALSVQLAVYRLAWAELSRTPLEKVRAVFHYVRHDHTLRPVDLLDADGLRELITSVPEAGS; the protein is encoded by the coding sequence CTGGTGAGCGAGGCGAAGGTCAGTCCGCAGCGGATCGCGCAGGCGCTGGGCCTGCACCCGCCGACGCCGGAGCAGGCCGCGGTCATCGCCGCGCCCGCCGAACCAGCGCTCGTCGTCGCGGGCGCGGGTGCGGGCAAGACCGAGACCATGGCCGCGCGCGTGGTCTGGCTCGTCGCCAACCAGCTGGTCACGCCGGAGCGCGTCCTCGGCCTCACCTTCACCCGCAAGGCCGCGCGGCAGCTCGCCGACCGGGTCCGCGCTCGACTGCGCCGGCTCGCCGGGTCGGGCCTGCTCGACGAGGTCGACCCGAGCGGGCAGCTGCGCTCCACGGTCCTCACCGAAGAGCCGACCGTGCTGACCTACCACGCCTACGCCGGGCGGATCGTCGGCGAGCACGGGCTGCGGGTGCCGGTCGAGCCGGGCGCGCGGCTGCTGAGCGAGACGGCGTCGTGGCAGCTCGCGCACCGCGTGGTCGGGACCTGGACCGAGGACCTCGACACCGACAAGGTGCCGTCCACGGTGACCAGCTACGTGCTGCACCTGGCCGGGGAGCTCGCCGAGCACCTCGTGGACCCGAGCGACCTGCGCGACCACGCCGAGCGGCTGTGCCAGGTCATCGAGAACGCGCCCCGCGCCAAGGGACAGCGCGCGAACCTGCCGCAGGAGCTGGTGAAGGTCGTCGCCACGCAGCAGCTGCGGGTCGCACTGCTGCCGCTGGTCGAGGAGTACGCGCAGAGCAAGCGGCGGGAAGGCGCGATGGACTTCGCCGACCAGATGTCGCTCGCCGCGCTGCTGGCCGCCGAGCACCCCGAGGTGGTCGCGGGCGAGCGGGCCCGCTACGGCGCCGTGCTGCTCGACGAGTACCAGGACACCGGGCACGCGCAGCGGGTGCTGCTGCGGTCGCTGTTCGGCCAGGGCGACCCGCTGCCGGTCACGGCGGTCGGCGACCCGGCGCAGGCGATCTACGGCTGGCGCGGCGCGAGCGCGGCGAACCTGCCGCGCTTCACCACCGACTTCCCGCGCGAGGACGGCCGGCCCGCCCGCCGCTACGGGCTGCTGACCAGCTTCCGCAACCCACCGGAGGTGCTGCGGGTCGCCAACGCGGTGTCCGAGCCGCTGCGCCGCACCGGTCTCGAGGTCGACGAGCTGCGCGCCCGGGACGACGCCCCGCCGGGCGACATCCGGCTGGCCCTGGCCGGGGACGTCCGCGAGGAGCTCGAGTGGGTCGCCGACCAGATCGCCACCCAGTGGCAGGCCGCGCTCGACGAGACCGGCACGCCCCCGACGGCCGCCGTGCTGGTGCGGCGCCGCGCGGACATGGCCGACATCGCCGCCGTGCTGCGCGAACGCGGGCTCCCGGTGGAGGTCGTCGGCCTCGGCGGGCTGCTCGACGAAGCCGAGGTGCGCGACCTGGTCAGCGCGCTGCGCCTGCTGGTCGACCCGCTCGCCGGCACCGCCGCGATGCGGCTGCTCACCGGCTCCCGCTGGCGCCTGGGTGCCGCGGACATCGCCGCGCTGTGGGACCGGGCGCGCGAGCTCGGCGCGCAGGCGGTCGCAGAACCCGGCTCCGACGACCCGTCCGCCGTGGTCACCGCGGCGCTGCCGGGCGAGAACGCCGAGCAGGCCGGGCTGGCCGACGCCCTCGACGACCCCGGTGACCCGTCGCGCTACTCCGCCGCCGGGTACGAGCGCATCCGCAAGCTCGGCACGGAACTGGCCAACCTGCGGCGGCGCCTCGACCAGCCGCTGCCCGAGCTGGTCGCTGACGTCGAGCGCACCCTGCTGCTGGACATCGAGAGCATCGCGCGGTCGGTGGGGCCGGGCCGGATCCACCTGGACGCCTTCGCTGACGTGGTCACCAGCTTCGCCACGACCAGCCCCTCGGCGACCCTGCCCGCGCTGCTGGACTACCTGTCGGCCGCCGAACGCGCCGAGGACGGGCTGGAACCCGGCGAGGTCGAGGTGGCCGAGGACCGCGTGCAGGTGCTGACCGTGCACGCGGCCAAGGGGCTGGAGTGGCAGGTGGTGGCGGTGCCGCACCTGGTCCGGGACGTCTTCCCCGGCAAGCGCAAGTCGTCGTCCTGGCTGCGCTCGGTGACCCAGCTGCCCGCCGAGCTGCGCGGCGACGCCGAGGACCTCCCGCGGCTCGACCTCGACCGGCTGTCCGGCATGGACCGCAAGGAGATCAGCGAGGCGCTGCACCTGCACGACGAGGAGTTCGAGGAGCGGCGCATCGCCGAGGAGCGCCGGCTGCTCTACGTGGCGGTCACGCGCGCGGAGCGGACGCTGCTGCTCTCCGGGCACTGGTGGGGCGAGAACGGCGACAAGCCGAAGGGCCCGTCGGCGTTCCTCCGGGAACTGGCCGAGGTGCTGCAGGACTCCGGGGCGGGCGTGCTCGACCGCGTGGCCCCGGAACCCGCCGAGGACGAGCCGAACCCGCTGGCCGAAGCGGTGCGCAGCGCGGAGTGGCCGGTCGACCCGCTGGGCCCGCGGCGCGCGGCCGTGGCCGAGGGCGCGGAGATGGTGCGCGCGGCGATGTCCGAAGTGGACTCCGCGGAGCCGGACGAGGACGACGAGGAGGGCTGGGCCCGCGACGTCGACGTGCTGCTCGCCGAGCGCGCCGCGGCCGCGCAGCGCCGCGAGCAGGTCCGGCTGCCCGAGCACCTGTCGGTCAGCCAGCTCGTGGAGCTCGCTGCGGACACCGACGGCCTGGCGCGGCGGTTGCGCCGCCCGCTGCCCTTCCCGCCGAACCCGATGACCCGGCGCGGCACCGCGTTCCACGCCTGGCTGGAGCACCGGTTCACCTCCTCCGCGCTGCTGGACGTCGACGAACTGCCCGGCGCCGCCGACGAGTCCGCGCCGCTGCAGGAGGACCTGGAAGAGCTGCAGCAGGCGTTCCTCGCCGGATCGTGGGCGGACCGCACCCCGCACCGGGTGGAGGTGCCGTTCGAGACGCAGGTCGAGGGGATCGTCCTGCGCGGCCGGATGGACGCGGTGTTCCGCGACCCCGACGGCGGCTGGACGGTGGTGGACTGGAAGACCGGCGCGGTGCCCGGTGCCGACCGGCTGCCCGCGCTGTCGGTGCAGCTGGCGGTCTACCGCCTGGCGTGGGCGGAACTCTCCCGCACACCGCTGGAGAAGGTGCGCGCGGTGTTCCACTACGTCCGCCACGACCACACCCTGCGCCCGGTGGACCTGCTCGACGCCGACGGCCTCCGCGAGCTCATCACGTCGGTCCCCGAAGCGGGGTCGTAA
- a CDS encoding uroporphyrinogen-III synthase: MEEDQPLRGFTVGVTAERKAEEIGALLARRGARVVFGAAMHTVPLPEDGELAAATQEVLAAPVDHVVAITGVGFRGWFEAADQTGVGERLREHLRSAEVVARGAKARGAVRGAGLVESFTSPSEESAEVLAHLLEQDLAGKRVVLQVHGDPMLAFRGALRDAGAEVVPVTVYRWTDPVDLGPLDELLDATLRGEVDALTFTSAPAATNFLARADRTGRGERLREVLRDDVLVACVGPVTAAPLAAAGLPHVTPERSRTANLVRLVADELPAFAAR; this comes from the coding sequence GTGGAGGAGGACCAGCCGCTGCGCGGCTTCACGGTGGGCGTGACGGCCGAGCGCAAGGCCGAGGAGATCGGGGCGCTGCTCGCCCGGCGGGGTGCTCGCGTGGTGTTCGGGGCGGCGATGCACACGGTGCCGCTGCCGGAGGACGGCGAGCTCGCCGCGGCGACCCAGGAGGTGCTGGCCGCGCCGGTCGACCACGTCGTGGCGATCACCGGGGTCGGGTTCCGCGGCTGGTTCGAGGCCGCCGACCAGACCGGTGTCGGCGAGCGGCTGCGGGAGCACCTGCGGTCCGCCGAGGTGGTGGCGCGCGGCGCGAAGGCGCGCGGCGCGGTGCGCGGTGCCGGTCTGGTGGAGTCCTTCACCTCGCCGTCGGAGGAGTCCGCCGAGGTGCTGGCGCACCTGCTGGAGCAGGACCTGGCGGGCAAGCGCGTGGTGCTCCAGGTGCACGGCGACCCGATGCTCGCCTTCCGCGGGGCGTTGCGCGACGCGGGGGCGGAGGTGGTCCCGGTGACCGTCTACCGCTGGACGGACCCGGTGGACCTGGGCCCGCTGGACGAGCTGCTCGACGCGACGCTGCGCGGGGAGGTGGACGCGCTGACGTTCACCAGCGCGCCCGCGGCCACGAACTTCCTCGCCCGGGCGGACCGCACCGGGCGCGGCGAGCGGCTGCGGGAGGTGCTGCGCGACGACGTCCTCGTCGCCTGCGTCGGGCCGGTCACCGCGGCCCCGCTCGCGGCGGCGGGACTGCCGCACGTCACGCCGGAGCGCTCGCGCACCGCGAACCTGGTGCGCCTGGTGGCCGACGAGCTCCCGGCGTTCGCGGCGCGCTGA
- a CDS encoding TIGR02569 family protein, which translates to MSLTPEPPPPHVRAAFGARVEDPEPLEGAVAWRCGDIVLKPAANTAEAAWVAQTLDLLEPDEVRVSRPVRSTDGRWVVSGWSASRNIAGRAEPRHDDVVAMSLRLHSASRFLARPRFLQTRQDIYALADRMAWGEEEYALPEEKGGRLYDVLAGSRREVQLGPQVVHGDLFGNVLFADDAPPGIIDFNPYWRPAEWAAAVVVIDALAWGGADAAIVERWSHLADWPQALLRALLFRLAVHALHPRATAQTLTGLERASQMVLEVL; encoded by the coding sequence GTGAGTCTTACGCCGGAGCCGCCACCGCCGCACGTGCGCGCGGCATTCGGTGCGCGCGTCGAGGACCCGGAACCGCTCGAGGGCGCGGTCGCCTGGCGGTGCGGGGACATCGTGCTCAAGCCCGCCGCCAACACCGCCGAGGCCGCGTGGGTCGCGCAGACCCTCGACCTGCTGGAGCCGGACGAGGTGCGGGTGTCCCGCCCGGTCCGCTCCACCGACGGCCGCTGGGTGGTGTCCGGGTGGTCGGCCAGCCGGAACATCGCCGGTCGCGCCGAACCTCGGCACGACGACGTGGTGGCGATGTCGCTGCGCCTGCACTCGGCGAGCCGGTTCCTCGCCCGGCCGCGGTTCCTCCAGACCCGCCAGGACATCTACGCGCTCGCCGACCGGATGGCCTGGGGCGAGGAGGAGTACGCGCTGCCGGAGGAGAAGGGCGGGCGGCTCTACGACGTGCTCGCCGGCTCGCGGCGCGAGGTCCAGTTGGGACCGCAGGTGGTGCACGGCGACCTGTTCGGCAACGTGTTGTTCGCCGACGACGCCCCGCCCGGCATCATCGACTTCAACCCGTACTGGCGGCCCGCGGAGTGGGCGGCCGCGGTCGTGGTGATCGACGCGCTGGCGTGGGGCGGCGCGGACGCGGCGATCGTGGAACGCTGGTCGCACCTGGCCGACTGGCCGCAGGCGCTGCTGCGGGCGCTGCTGTTCCGGCTGGCGGTGCACGCCCTGCACCCGCGCGCGACGGCGCAGACCCTGACCGGTCTGGAACGCGCTTCCCAGATGGTCCTCGAAGTGCTCTAG
- a CDS encoding chitinase, translating to MSKVRKSLLACAAATAALALGAVPALSAEAPDAPAAASPSAAAPYLYNGWGNPPAVSEVMSATGIKDFTLAFILSDGTCNPAWDGTRPLDGPDKATIDEVRAGGGDVIPSIGGWSGNKLGEVCQDAQSLAGAYQKVIDAYGLKAIDIDIEASEFETPEVQDRVLEALKAVKEANPGLQTVITMGTTTAGPNEHGQRLITKAAEIGADIDVWTQMPFNFGGTDMAADTISATEGLKEQLKSAFGYSDAEAYAHAGISSMNGNTDSGEVVTPADFQEMADYAKEKGLGRFTFWSVNRDRPCDGGGADSCSGIDQQPWEFTSIVAGFQG from the coding sequence GTGAGCAAGGTCCGGAAGAGCCTGCTTGCCTGTGCCGCGGCGACGGCCGCGCTCGCCCTCGGCGCTGTCCCCGCGCTGAGCGCCGAGGCGCCCGACGCCCCCGCCGCCGCCTCTCCGTCCGCGGCCGCGCCCTACCTCTACAACGGCTGGGGCAACCCGCCGGCGGTCAGCGAGGTGATGAGCGCCACCGGCATCAAGGACTTCACGCTGGCGTTCATCCTCTCCGACGGCACCTGCAACCCGGCCTGGGACGGCACCCGGCCGCTGGACGGCCCGGACAAGGCCACGATCGACGAGGTCCGCGCCGGCGGCGGCGACGTCATCCCGTCCATCGGCGGCTGGTCCGGCAACAAGCTCGGCGAGGTCTGCCAGGACGCGCAGTCGCTGGCCGGGGCGTACCAGAAGGTCATCGACGCCTACGGGCTCAAGGCCATCGACATCGACATCGAGGCGTCGGAGTTCGAGACCCCCGAGGTGCAGGACCGGGTCCTCGAGGCGCTCAAGGCGGTCAAGGAGGCCAACCCCGGCCTGCAGACCGTGATCACCATGGGCACCACGACCGCCGGGCCGAACGAGCACGGCCAGCGGCTGATCACCAAGGCCGCGGAGATCGGCGCGGACATCGACGTGTGGACGCAGATGCCGTTCAACTTCGGCGGCACGGACATGGCGGCCGACACCATCAGCGCCACCGAGGGGCTCAAGGAGCAGCTCAAGAGCGCCTTCGGCTACAGCGACGCGGAGGCGTACGCGCACGCCGGCATCTCCTCGATGAACGGCAACACCGACAGCGGTGAGGTCGTCACCCCGGCCGACTTCCAGGAGATGGCCGACTACGCCAAGGAGAAGGGCCTCGGCCGGTTCACCTTCTGGTCGGTGAACCGGGACCGCCCGTGCGACGGTGGCGGCGCGGACTCCTGCAGCGGCATCGACCAGCAGCCGTGGGAGTTCACCTCGATCGTCGCCGGCTTCCAGGGCTGA
- the moeZ gene encoding adenylyltransferase/sulfurtransferase MoeZ — MSGATSLPPLVEPAAELTKEEVARYSRHLIIPDVGMDGQKRLKNAKVLVVGAGGLGSPALLYLAAAGVGTLGIVEFDEVDESNLHRQVIHGQSDLGRPKAESARDSIAEVNPFVKVNLHQTHLTSENALDIFRDYDLILDGTDNFATRYLVNDAAVLLGKPYVWGSIFRFEGQASVFWDQYGPNYRDLYPEPPPPGMVPSCAEGGVLGVLCASIGSIMVNEAIKLITGIGETLLGRLMIYDALEMSYRTVKIRKDPDAKPITELIDYEAFCGVVSADAQQAAAGSTITPTELKEMFDRGEKFELIDVREPHEYEIVKIEGSKLIPKDRILSGEALAELPQDRKIVLHCKSGGRSAEALAALHKAGFSDAVHVGGGVLGWAKEVDPSLPTY, encoded by the coding sequence ATGTCCGGCGCAACGTCGCTGCCGCCGCTGGTCGAACCGGCGGCTGAGCTGACCAAGGAAGAGGTCGCGCGCTACAGCCGCCACCTGATCATCCCGGACGTCGGGATGGACGGGCAGAAGCGGCTGAAGAACGCCAAGGTGCTGGTGGTCGGCGCCGGCGGCTTGGGCAGCCCGGCGCTGCTGTACCTGGCAGCGGCCGGCGTGGGCACCCTGGGCATCGTGGAGTTCGACGAGGTCGACGAGTCCAACCTGCACCGCCAGGTCATCCACGGGCAGTCCGACCTCGGGCGGCCGAAGGCCGAGTCGGCGCGCGACTCGATCGCCGAGGTCAACCCGTTCGTCAAGGTGAACCTGCACCAGACGCACCTGACGTCGGAGAACGCGCTCGACATCTTCCGCGACTACGACCTGATCCTGGACGGCACGGACAACTTCGCCACCCGGTACCTGGTCAACGACGCGGCCGTGCTGCTCGGCAAGCCGTACGTCTGGGGCTCGATCTTCCGCTTCGAGGGCCAGGCCAGCGTGTTCTGGGACCAGTACGGCCCGAACTACCGCGACCTCTACCCCGAGCCGCCGCCGCCCGGCATGGTGCCCTCGTGCGCCGAGGGCGGTGTCCTCGGCGTGCTGTGCGCCTCCATCGGCTCGATCATGGTCAACGAGGCGATCAAGCTGATCACCGGCATCGGCGAGACGCTGCTCGGCCGGCTGATGATCTACGACGCGCTCGAGATGAGCTACCGCACCGTCAAGATCCGCAAGGACCCGGACGCGAAGCCGATCACCGAGCTGATCGACTACGAGGCGTTCTGCGGTGTGGTCTCCGCCGACGCGCAGCAGGCCGCGGCGGGCAGCACCATCACCCCGACCGAGCTCAAGGAGATGTTCGACCGGGGCGAGAAGTTCGAGCTGATCGACGTCCGGGAGCCGCACGAGTACGAGATCGTCAAGATCGAGGGCTCGAAGCTGATCCCGAAGGACCGCATCCTCTCCGGCGAGGCGCTGGCGGAGCTGCCGCAGGACCGCAAGATCGTCCTGCACTGCAAGTCCGGTGGCCGTTCGGCGGAGGCGCTGGCCGCCCTGCACAAGGCCGGCTTCTCGGACGCGGTGCACGTCGGTGGCGGTGTCCTCGGCTGGGCCAAGGAGGTCGACCCGAGCCTCCCGACGTACTGA